A window of Ruania suaedae contains these coding sequences:
- a CDS encoding LysM peptidoglycan-binding domain-containing protein translates to MTRTTTRRSTRRPSAFATLGALGAATAVGLGATAVPAAAAPQPAPSPVRGEILRSVAPQLAPVTAHTPARRAETLYTVRAGDTVSHLALRYGTSVRAIVDANDLGRRAIIRIGQTLRIPGSSSSGSSSSGSNSSGSGSSSSGSSSSSSAKTHRVVAGDTVSALAARHGTTVRAIISANGLNSNALIRIGQTLRIPGSSSSGSSSGSGSSSSGSSSSSNNSGSSSSSSGNSSSSSAKTHRVVAGDTVSALAARHGTTVRAIISANGLNSNALIRIGQTLRIPGSSSSGSSSSGSSNSGSSSNNSGSNNSGSSSGSQSSVVHRVISGDTVSSIATQYGSSVSAIMEANNLASAGVIRVGQRLQVPSGLVSNTFLHYTYGSDVTAAANANKRTLLATSVPSREQMQQMIRSTATRMGVDPALALAVAYQESGFNMRAVSPANAIGVMQVIPTSGEWASTLVGRQLNLLDPQDNVTAGVAILRTLHRMTDDEREAIGGYYQGLGSVQRNGLYDDTRRYVANIQTLMTRYS, encoded by the coding sequence ATGACACGCACCACCACCCGCCGCTCCACACGCCGCCCGTCGGCGTTCGCGACTCTCGGCGCACTGGGCGCGGCCACGGCCGTGGGGCTCGGCGCGACCGCAGTGCCCGCCGCTGCGGCGCCGCAGCCCGCGCCGTCACCGGTGCGCGGCGAGATCCTGCGCTCCGTCGCACCGCAGCTCGCTCCAGTCACGGCGCACACGCCGGCCCGGCGCGCCGAGACGCTCTACACGGTGCGCGCGGGTGACACCGTCAGCCATCTCGCGCTGCGGTACGGCACCTCGGTGCGGGCGATCGTCGACGCCAACGACCTCGGGCGCCGCGCCATCATCCGGATCGGCCAGACGCTGCGCATCCCCGGATCCAGCAGCTCCGGCTCGAGCAGTTCGGGGTCGAACAGTTCCGGCTCCGGCAGCTCCAGCTCGGGCAGTTCGAGCTCGAGCAGCGCCAAGACCCACCGCGTGGTCGCCGGTGACACCGTCTCGGCCCTCGCCGCCCGCCACGGCACCACCGTGCGCGCCATCATCAGCGCCAACGGCCTCAACTCCAACGCCCTGATCCGCATCGGCCAGACCCTGCGCATCCCCGGATCCAGCAGCTCCGGCTCGAGCTCGGGCTCCGGCTCCAGCAGCTCCGGCTCGAGCTCGAGCTCGAACAACTCCGGATCCAGCAGCTCCAGCTCCGGCAACTCGAGCTCCAGCAGCGCCAAGACCCACCGCGTGGTCGCCGGTGACACCGTCTCGGCCCTCGCCGCCCGCCACGGCACCACCGTGCGCGCCATCATCAGCGCCAACGGCCTCAACTCCAACGCCCTGATCCGCATCGGCCAGACCCTGCGCATCCCCGGATCCAGCAGCTCGGGCTCGAGCAGTTCGGGGTCGAGCAACTCCGGCTCGAGCTCGAACAACTCCGGCTCGAACAACTCCGGCTCCTCGAGCGGTTCCCAGTCGAGCGTCGTCCACCGCGTCATCAGCGGCGACACGGTCTCGAGCATCGCCACCCAGTACGGCTCCTCCGTCAGCGCGATCATGGAGGCGAACAACCTGGCGTCCGCGGGTGTGATCCGGGTCGGTCAGCGCCTGCAGGTGCCCTCGGGTCTGGTCTCGAACACGTTCCTGCACTACACCTACGGTTCCGATGTCACGGCCGCCGCCAACGCGAACAAGCGCACGCTGCTGGCGACCTCGGTGCCCAGCCGCGAGCAGATGCAGCAGATGATCCGCTCCACCGCCACCCGGATGGGTGTCGACCCGGCACTCGCGCTCGCCGTCGCCTACCAGGAGTCGGGCTTCAACATGCGCGCGGTCTCGCCCGCGAATGCGATCGGCGTCATGCAGGTCATCCCCACCTCGGGCGAGTGGGCCTCCACCCTCGTCGGCCGGCAGCTCAACCTGCTCGACCCGCAGGACAACGTCACCGCGGGCGTGGCCATCCTGCGCACCCTGCACCGCATGACCGACGACGAGCGCGAAGCCATCGGTGGCTACTACCAGGGCCTCGGCTCGGTCCAGCGCAACGGCCTCTACGACGACACCCGGCGGTACGTGGCCAACATCCAGACGCTGATGACACGCTACTCCTGA
- a CDS encoding Rv2175c family DNA-binding protein → MIDETAHASDWLSIPEVAEALGVRLRDVRTMLAERRLLAVRRGDNEAWAIPAGLLTRVDDGGAQPLASLRGTLVQLGDAGMSDEECMTWLYSPNDELGEPPIEALRAGRIHAVRRAAQPLAF, encoded by the coding sequence GTGATCGATGAGACTGCGCACGCGTCGGACTGGCTGAGCATCCCGGAGGTGGCTGAGGCGCTCGGCGTGCGGCTGCGGGACGTCCGCACGATGCTGGCCGAGCGCCGGCTGCTGGCAGTGCGCCGCGGGGACAACGAGGCCTGGGCGATCCCGGCCGGTCTGCTCACCCGCGTCGACGACGGCGGCGCTCAGCCGCTGGCGTCGCTGCGGGGCACACTCGTCCAGCTCGGTGACGCGGGGATGAGCGACGAGGAGTGCATGACGTGGCTGTACTCGCCGAACGACGAGCTCGGCGAACCCCCGATCGAGGCGTTGCGCGCGGGACGCATCCACGCCGTGCGGCGAGCAGCCCAGCCGCTGGCGTTCTGA
- the pknB gene encoding Stk1 family PASTA domain-containing Ser/Thr kinase: MATTVADPLIGRLVDSRYEITARVARGGMATVYRALDRRLDRVVALKVMHAHLAEGTDVAARFRREARAAARLAHPGVVGVYDQGSADELNYLTMEFVDGTNLRSVLRRSGALPVGEALRYAEHVLSALAAAHHAGLVHRDVKPENILVARTGEVKVADFGLARAVTEATAASTGSLLGTVAYLSPEIVTSGKADARADVYAVGAMLYEMLSGRQPFLGETPIQVAYQHVHDDVPDPSDSVPWLPVAVDDLVHALTARDPDRRPDDAGAALGLLRRTRAELDPHQLRLRADVHGVDTEDQTPSVTATVPATDAVAGEDGSGDDGHEADEHTAAMGRTGTVSLPIGAVSPAREPGPARRRVRRRRGLVLTLVLLLLLGAGGAGAWWFVTIGPGAYSPVPPVEGLTEADALGQLETAGFAPRTTVAFSDEVPEGRVIETDPAAGAELIRDGEISVVVSRGVEMLAVPELVGAQEEDAVSALEDAGLPVADPVERTYSQEVEEGVVISSDPERGEVVPHDTPIRITVSQGPEPITLPNVVGATEETAITELEEAGAAAQIDARVHDDEVPEGHVLAQDPGAGDGLRGDLVMLTLSLGPELVEVPDVFAQQYSEAAAALEELGFVVERENFVGGVFGTVRSQSVEAGSMEPRGTVIVLTVV, encoded by the coding sequence ATGGCCACCACCGTCGCCGACCCGCTGATCGGCCGCCTGGTCGACAGCCGGTACGAGATCACCGCGCGCGTCGCGCGCGGTGGCATGGCCACGGTTTATCGTGCCCTCGACCGCCGGCTCGACCGGGTGGTGGCGCTGAAGGTGATGCACGCTCACCTGGCGGAGGGGACGGACGTCGCCGCCCGTTTCCGCCGCGAGGCGCGCGCGGCGGCACGGCTGGCCCACCCAGGCGTGGTCGGGGTCTACGACCAGGGCAGTGCAGACGAGCTGAACTACCTGACCATGGAGTTCGTGGACGGGACGAACCTGCGCAGCGTGCTGCGCCGCAGCGGCGCACTGCCCGTCGGTGAGGCCCTGCGCTACGCCGAGCACGTGCTCAGCGCTCTCGCCGCCGCCCACCACGCGGGTCTGGTGCACCGGGACGTCAAACCCGAGAACATCCTCGTCGCGCGCACCGGCGAGGTGAAGGTCGCCGACTTCGGGCTGGCCCGTGCGGTCACCGAGGCCACCGCCGCCTCGACGGGCAGTCTGCTGGGCACGGTCGCCTACCTCTCCCCCGAGATCGTCACCTCGGGCAAGGCGGACGCCCGGGCCGATGTCTACGCCGTCGGCGCGATGCTGTACGAGATGCTCTCCGGCAGGCAGCCCTTCCTCGGGGAGACCCCGATCCAGGTCGCCTACCAGCACGTGCACGACGACGTCCCCGACCCGTCCGACTCGGTGCCCTGGTTGCCGGTGGCCGTGGACGACCTGGTGCACGCCCTGACGGCGCGGGACCCGGACCGGCGGCCGGACGACGCCGGAGCGGCGCTGGGTCTCCTGCGCCGCACGCGTGCCGAGCTCGACCCCCATCAGCTCCGGCTCCGGGCCGATGTCCACGGCGTCGACACCGAGGACCAGACGCCGTCGGTGACCGCGACGGTCCCCGCCACCGACGCGGTGGCCGGCGAGGACGGGAGCGGCGACGACGGGCACGAGGCTGACGAGCACACGGCCGCGATGGGACGGACAGGAACCGTCTCGCTCCCGATCGGTGCGGTCTCTCCCGCCCGCGAACCCGGTCCGGCCCGCCGGCGGGTGCGCCGCCGCCGTGGCCTGGTGCTCACCCTCGTGCTGCTGCTCCTCCTCGGAGCCGGGGGGGCCGGCGCGTGGTGGTTCGTGACCATCGGGCCCGGCGCCTACTCCCCCGTGCCGCCCGTCGAGGGTCTGACCGAGGCGGACGCGCTCGGGCAGCTGGAGACGGCGGGCTTCGCTCCCCGCACGACGGTGGCGTTCTCGGACGAGGTGCCCGAGGGGCGGGTGATCGAGACCGACCCGGCCGCGGGCGCCGAGCTCATCCGCGACGGTGAGATCTCCGTGGTGGTCTCCCGTGGAGTGGAGATGCTCGCCGTGCCTGAGCTGGTCGGTGCGCAGGAGGAGGACGCCGTCAGCGCCCTCGAGGACGCCGGCCTGCCCGTGGCCGACCCTGTCGAGCGCACCTACTCCCAGGAGGTGGAGGAGGGCGTCGTCATCTCCTCCGATCCAGAGCGCGGTGAGGTGGTGCCGCACGACACGCCGATCCGGATCACCGTCTCCCAGGGTCCGGAGCCGATCACGCTGCCGAACGTGGTGGGGGCGACCGAGGAGACGGCGATCACGGAGCTGGAGGAGGCGGGCGCCGCCGCCCAGATCGACGCCCGGGTCCACGACGACGAGGTCCCGGAGGGGCACGTCCTCGCACAGGACCCCGGTGCGGGCGACGGCCTGCGCGGCGACCTGGTCATGCTCACGCTCTCACTCG
- a CDS encoding DUF4192 domain-containing protein codes for MPAHDDDQTTAAMPQPPGPAIPLDLADPVDVLSWLPYGLGFRPEESVVLIAVHHDDDQIRLGLLARFDLRDLGLAEVRRNVEAHLCAERATQVLCVIVSEEPWEQTLALMRPAGRVLEWWLTRPWSDPCATWLMSRKAFRCLECARPGCCPEHGRAASALAHSATTASLVYQGRSYVEDRRDLTAQADLVADGRRAASAAAVRHWRRREQTRDREGLQAWRTGCLERWTVLVQRAASGSAAEPPPEPALLGEVLAGLSDTWVRDGVMLAAAAGRVLDPGERDGVLAELFVGDVQPVEEHQRPARQALMCLASHATRRWRVAPLATASWLAWWSGDGASAGQLLDRACALDADYSLAHLLRTILAAGVAPGWVRAAAPPQHPYGRDQELLD; via the coding sequence ATGCCTGCACACGACGACGACCAGACCACCGCCGCGATGCCGCAGCCCCCGGGCCCGGCGATACCGCTCGACCTCGCAGATCCGGTGGACGTGCTCTCCTGGCTGCCCTACGGTCTCGGCTTCCGGCCCGAGGAGTCGGTGGTCCTGATCGCCGTCCACCACGATGACGACCAGATCCGCCTCGGCCTCCTCGCCCGCTTCGATCTGCGTGACCTGGGCCTGGCGGAGGTGCGCCGCAACGTCGAGGCCCACCTGTGCGCGGAGAGGGCGACACAGGTCCTGTGCGTCATCGTCAGCGAGGAACCGTGGGAGCAGACCCTGGCGCTGATGCGGCCCGCCGGGCGGGTGCTCGAGTGGTGGCTGACCCGCCCCTGGAGCGACCCGTGCGCCACCTGGCTCATGTCGCGGAAGGCCTTTCGCTGTCTCGAGTGCGCGCGGCCCGGGTGCTGCCCGGAGCACGGCCGCGCGGCGTCGGCGCTGGCGCATTCCGCGACGACGGCCTCGCTGGTCTACCAGGGCCGCAGCTATGTCGAAGACCGTCGCGACCTCACCGCGCAGGCCGACCTCGTCGCCGACGGGCGCCGCGCCGCCAGCGCTGCTGCGGTGCGGCACTGGCGCCGCCGGGAGCAGACGCGTGACCGGGAGGGCCTCCAGGCCTGGCGCACCGGGTGCCTGGAGCGGTGGACGGTGCTCGTCCAGCGGGCAGCGAGCGGATCCGCGGCGGAGCCGCCGCCGGAGCCGGCGCTGCTGGGCGAGGTGCTCGCCGGCCTGAGCGACACGTGGGTGCGCGACGGCGTGATGCTCGCCGCGGCGGCCGGGCGCGTCCTCGACCCCGGCGAACGCGACGGTGTCCTGGCCGAGCTGTTCGTCGGCGATGTGCAGCCGGTGGAGGAGCACCAGCGTCCCGCTCGCCAGGCGCTGATGTGCCTGGCCTCGCACGCCACCCGCCGCTGGCGCGTCGCTCCGCTGGCCACGGCCTCGTGGCTGGCCTGGTGGTCCGGGGACGGCGCCAGTGCCGGGCAGCTGCTCGACCGCGCGTGTGCGCTGGACGCCGACTACTCGCTCGCCCACCTCCTGCGCACGATTCTGGCCGCTGGGGTCGCGCCGGGCTGGGTACGGGCGGCGGCGCCGCCGCAGCACCCGTACGGACGGGACCAGGAGCTGCTGGACTAG
- a CDS encoding polyprenyl synthetase family protein, whose translation MTTEQPNEGSVQGRLESMRTAVSARVLASFDEVMRQHASIGAEIEPFGTVAGSLLPGGKRLRAGFALAGWTAFGGDEGDPAGIAAGAGVELFQMAALVHDDVIDDSLTRRGVAAAHQQLAELHRASGFTGNATRFGASGAILLGDLLLVAAVRELNRAVAGLDTGARARADHLVTDMMAGVTLGQYLDIHAQAAPWTDEPAVMLDRAERVLRAKAARYSVEQPLCLGAAMAGADASGLERCAAIGLPIGEAFQLRDDLLGVFGDEAVTGKPAADDLREGKRTVLVAIALERAPAAHAQRLRSWLGDPALTADQVEQLRELIRATGAVEAVEAMIGRRTEAGLAALEDAAIEPEAAALLHALAAAAVSRSA comes from the coding sequence GTGACGACCGAACAGCCGAACGAGGGCTCAGTGCAGGGCCGCCTGGAGTCGATGCGCACCGCCGTCTCCGCACGGGTGCTGGCCAGTTTCGACGAGGTGATGCGCCAGCACGCGTCGATCGGCGCCGAGATCGAGCCGTTCGGGACGGTGGCCGGATCGTTGCTTCCCGGCGGCAAACGCCTGCGTGCAGGTTTCGCCCTCGCCGGCTGGACCGCGTTCGGCGGCGATGAGGGCGACCCTGCCGGTATCGCGGCGGGCGCCGGCGTGGAGCTCTTCCAGATGGCGGCCCTCGTGCATGACGACGTCATCGACGACTCGCTCACCCGGCGCGGCGTGGCTGCCGCACATCAGCAGCTCGCCGAGCTCCATCGGGCCTCCGGCTTCACCGGGAACGCCACCCGGTTCGGAGCCTCGGGGGCGATCCTGCTGGGCGACCTGCTGCTCGTGGCGGCCGTCCGGGAACTGAACCGCGCCGTCGCCGGCTTGGACACCGGGGCACGCGCACGCGCCGACCACCTCGTGACGGACATGATGGCGGGGGTCACCCTCGGTCAGTACCTCGACATCCATGCCCAGGCCGCACCGTGGACCGATGAACCGGCGGTCATGCTCGACCGGGCCGAGCGGGTGCTGCGGGCCAAGGCGGCCCGGTACAGCGTCGAGCAGCCCCTGTGCCTGGGTGCGGCGATGGCCGGTGCGGACGCCTCCGGGCTGGAGCGGTGCGCCGCGATCGGGCTTCCGATCGGTGAGGCGTTCCAGCTACGTGACGACCTGCTCGGGGTCTTCGGGGACGAGGCCGTGACCGGCAAGCCCGCCGCGGATGATCTGCGTGAGGGCAAGCGGACCGTGCTCGTGGCCATCGCGCTCGAGCGGGCACCGGCCGCGCACGCCCAACGGCTGCGCTCCTGGCTCGGCGATCCCGCGCTCACCGCCGATCAGGTGGAGCAGCTGCGCGAGCTCATCCGGGCCACTGGCGCGGTGGAGGCGGTCGAGGCGATGATCGGCCGGCGCACCGAGGCGGGCCTGGCCGCCCTCGAGGACGCGGCGATCGAGCCCGAAGCGGCAGCGTTGCTGCACGCGCTTGCCGCCGCTGCGGTGAGCCGCTCGGCCTGA